The window CGCCAGCGCAAACAGATCATCGAATACGGGACAGAATTCGCGGCAGATGCCGCAGCCAATGCAGGTCTCGAAGATTTCGGGAAGTGTGGCGGCCACCGCGTCGTGTGGCTGGGCGCTCATAATCGGGGCTCAGTCCCCTGCCGGGACGAGAATGCTGCGATCAAGCAGAGCTTTGAGATCGCGCAGCATGGCCAGGTCCTCGCGCGCCGATCCGTCGAGAATTGCGTAGAGGTTGCCGTGCTCGGCCACCAGCGCCAGCAGCTCGCGCTCGGAACCGGTCAGGTCGGCGCGGAATGCCTCGGGCCCCTTGTTTACGGCAAGGCGCTCGGGCATTTCCTGAAGCAGGCGGTGGTGTTCATCGAGCGAAGCAAGGCCGCCCATCACGAGCGTCGAGGTCTCGGCGTGAATGGTCTGCTCGGTGCGCAGCGAGCTCTTCTTCATGAAGCGGAACTCGCCCTTGGTCCATGCGAGCATGCGGTAGAAGGCCTTGCGCCCCTCTGACTGCCCGCATTTTGCGCCAATAATCTTTCCGGCATCGACATAGATGATGCCACTTTCGGGATCGTCGAACTCCAGCGTCCCGGTGAGCTTGGCGCTCTGCAGAAGCTGGATGAGATCCAGGAAAGAGAGCGTCGAGAGCGTGCCCTTGAGGGCCTGCGACTCGGTGATCTCGTCGAAAGGCTGGAGCTTGCTGAGAATGCCGGAGAAAAGTTCGCTCACCTCTGCAACGGAGAAAGGCTTTTGAATGAAGTGATCGTTGCCTTCGGGCGCGAAGTTGAGGTGGCGCGCCAGCGATTCGCGC is drawn from Chrysiogenia bacterium and contains these coding sequences:
- a CDS encoding response regulator, translating into MPHTVLLVDDDDSIHELLKKALGRTGARVLEAWDGEEALRHMAEQPIDLLLTDLMMPGMDGIALVRTLRETGNKKFPVAVITSMDESVRESLARHLNFAPEGNDHFIQKPFSVAEVSELFSGILSKLQPFDEITESQALKGTLSTLSFLDLIQLLQSAKLTGTLEFDDPESGIIYVDAGKIIGAKCGQSEGRKAFYRMLAWTKGEFRFMKKSSLRTEQTIHAETSTLVMGGLASLDEHHRLLQEMPERLAVNKGPEAFRADLTGSERELLALVAEHGNLYAILDGSAREDLAMLRDLKALLDRSILVPAGD